A genomic stretch from Camelus ferus isolate YT-003-E chromosome 29, BCGSAC_Cfer_1.0, whole genome shotgun sequence includes:
- the LOC102515652 gene encoding LOW QUALITY PROTEIN: ubiquitin carboxyl-terminal hydrolase 22-like (The sequence of the model RefSeq protein was modified relative to this genomic sequence to represent the inferred CDS: substituted 2 bases at 2 genomic stop codons), with protein sequence MESELVVTPPGCAHLGSFKGDNWKQNLRAIYQCFVWSGSAEAGKPKAKSCVCHVCGVHLNRLHSCLHCVFFGCFTKKHIHEHAKVKRHNLAIELVYGGIYCFLCQDYIYKDIEIIAKEKQRKAWKMQGVGEKFSTWEPTKRELELLKHNPKQRKITSNCTMGLRGLINLGNTCFMNCIVQALMHTPLLRDFFLSDRHRXEMQSPGSCLVCEMSSLFQEFYSGLRAPHIPYKLLHLVWTHARHLAGYEQQDAHEFLIAALDVLHWHCKGDDSGKKADNPNHCSCIIDQIFTGGLQSDVTCQVCHGVSTTIDPFWDISLDLPGSSTPFWPLSPRSEGSVVNGESHVAGTTTLTDCLLRFTRPEHLXSSAKIKCSGCHSYQESTKQLTMKKLPIVACFHLKRLEHSAKLRRKITTYVSFPLELDMTPFMASSKESRMNGQHQPPTDGFSNDNKYSLFVVVNHQGTLESGHYTSFIRQHKDQWFKCDDAIITKAGITDVLDSEGYLLFYHKQFLEYE encoded by the coding sequence ATGGAGTCTGAGCTGGTGGTGACGCCCCCGGGCTGCGCGCACCTGGGCAGCTTCAAGGGGGACAACTGGAAGCAGAACCTGCGCGCCATCTACCAGTGCTTCGTGTGGAGCGGCTCGGCGGAGGCCGGCAAGCCGAAGGCGAAGTCTTGCGTCTGTCACGTGTGTGGCGTCCACCTGAACAGGCTGCACTCCTGCCTGCACTGCGTCTTCTTTGGCTGCTTCACGAAGAAGCACATCCATGAGCACGCCAAGGTGAAGAGACACAACCTGGCCATAGAGCTGGTGTATGGAGGCATCTACTGCTTTCTCTGTCAGGACTACATCTACAAGGACATAGAAATCATCGCTAAAGAGAAGCAGCGGAAAGCTTGGAAAATGCAAGGTGTTGGGGAGAAGTTTTCCACCTGGGAGCCGACCAAGCGGGAGCTGGAGCTGCTGAAACACAACCCCAAGCAGCGGAAGATCACCTCCAACTGCACCATGGGTCTCCGCGGGCTCATCAACCTGGGGAACACGTGCTTCATGAACTGCATCGTGCAGGCGCTCATGCACACTCCACTGCTGCGGGACTTCTTCCTGTCAGACCGGCACCGCTGAGAGATGCAGAGCCCCGGCTCCTGCCTGGTCTGCGAGATGTCATCTCTCTTTCAGGAGTTTTACTCCGGGCTTCGGGCCCCCCACATCCCATACAAGCTGCTGCACCTGGTGTGGACTCACGCCCGCCACCTGGCGGGGTACGAGCAGCAGGATGCGCACGAGTTCCTCATCGCGGCCCTGGACGTCCTGCACTGGCACTGCAAAGGTGATGACAGTGGGAAGAAGGCTGACAACCCCAACCACTGCAGCTGCATCATAGACCAGATCTTCACGGGCGGGCTGCAGTCGGACGTCACCTGCCAGGTGTGCCATGGCGTCTCCACCACTATCGACCCCTTCTGGGACATCAGCCTGGACCTGCCCGGCTCCTCCACCCCTTTCTGGCCACTGAGCCCTCGGAGCGAGGGCAGCGTGGTGAACGGGGAGAGCCACGTGGCGGGGACCACGACCCTCACGGATTGCCTGCTGAGGTTTACCAGGCCAGAGCACTTATGAAGCAGCGCCAAGATCAAGTGCAGTGGCTGCCACAGTTACCAGGAGTCCACCAAGCAGCTCACCATGAAGAAGCTGCCCATCGTGGCCTGCTTCCACCTCAAGCGCTTGGAGCACTCGGCCAAACTCCGGCGGAAGATCACAACCTACGTGTCCTTCCCCCTGGAGCTGGACATGACCCCCTTCATGGCCTCCAGCAAAGAGAGCCGGATGAATGGACAGCACCAGCCGCCTACAGACGGTTTCAGTAACGACAACAAGTACTCCTTGTTTGTGGTGGTCAACCACCAGGGGACCCTGGAAAGCGGCCACTATACCAGCTTCATCCGTCAGCACAAGGACCAGTGGTTCAAGTGTGACGACGCCATCATCACCAAGGCTGGCATCACCGACGTGCTGGACAGCGAGGGATACTTGCTGTTCTACCACAAGCAGTTCCTGGAGTACGAGTAG